The Dethiosulfovibrio peptidovorans DSM 11002 genome has a window encoding:
- a CDS encoding FecCD family ABC transporter permease: protein MHLDGVEVSLSYKKYAGKKRLFLLALVALTLSAFMLSLSVGVSGMTVTQVIRGLLRLSEGRESLILWNIRLPQAIAAVVAGAGLSLSGVAMQAILRNPLGSPFTLGFSHAGAFGAALTVMLIGNLSQRAPYWLLSFGPGIVAIGAFCFCMVATAVILAISATRGAAPETMVLCGVALGSLFTAGTMFLQYFADDVQLAAIVFWTFGDLARADWKDLAVMTAVLLPAGGYFFLRRWDFNAIEAGDETARGLGVDVPRLRLRGLVISALIVSVTVSYLGVIGFVGLVCPHAIRRMIGDDYRYLVPASAVAGALLLLLADIAARQILSPHVLPVAVLTSFLGAPAFLWLLLRGGK from the coding sequence ATGCATCTGGACGGAGTCGAGGTCTCCCTCTCCTATAAAAAATATGCCGGGAAAAAACGGCTTTTTCTTCTGGCTCTGGTCGCTTTGACTCTATCGGCCTTTATGTTGTCTCTCTCCGTGGGAGTCTCCGGGATGACTGTGACCCAGGTTATCAGGGGACTTCTGAGGTTGTCGGAGGGCAGGGAATCCCTGATACTGTGGAACATTCGACTTCCTCAGGCCATAGCAGCTGTCGTCGCCGGAGCGGGATTGTCTCTGTCGGGCGTGGCCATGCAGGCTATCCTCAGAAATCCACTGGGCTCTCCCTTTACCCTGGGGTTTTCCCATGCCGGAGCTTTCGGTGCCGCCTTGACGGTCATGTTGATAGGAAATCTATCTCAGAGAGCGCCTTACTGGCTTCTGTCCTTCGGTCCCGGCATCGTGGCGATCGGGGCATTTTGTTTCTGTATGGTAGCCACTGCGGTTATCCTGGCGATATCCGCGACGAGAGGAGCTGCTCCTGAGACCATGGTTCTATGCGGCGTGGCCCTGGGGTCTTTGTTCACCGCTGGTACCATGTTCCTTCAGTACTTCGCCGACGATGTGCAGTTGGCCGCCATCGTTTTCTGGACATTCGGGGACCTGGCTAGGGCCGACTGGAAGGATCTGGCTGTGATGACCGCCGTTCTGCTTCCTGCTGGAGGCTATTTCTTCCTTCGACGTTGGGACTTCAACGCAATAGAGGCGGGAGACGAGACCGCTCGGGGATTGGGGGTCGACGTTCCCCGGTTGAGACTCAGGGGATTGGTGATCTCCGCCTTGATCGTTTCTGTCACTGTGTCCTATCTGGGGGTCATCGGTTTCGTAGGCTTGGTCTGCCCCCACGCTATAAGAAGGATGATAGGGGACGATTATCGCTATCTTGTTCCCGCCAGCGCCGTCGCCGGGGCGTTACTCCTGCTCCTGGCCGATATTGCCGCCAGGCAGATCCTATCTCCCCATGTATTGCCTGTGGCGGTGCTGACCTCTTTTCTGGGAGCCCCCGCATTTCTGTGGCTGTTGTTGAGAGGAGGAAAATGA
- a CDS encoding ABC transporter ATP-binding protein, whose protein sequence is MLLKVEKLGFRWGKDWVFRDVSFSLSSGEMLAVMGPNGVGKTTLLRCLNGILKPHEGVVSIDGVEVSSMSREDIARAMGYVPQFTQPQRMTVFDSVLLGRRPHLGWSVTDKDLNVVESVLSLLDLGSFRLRYLDRLSGGERQKVAVARALVQDPSVLLLDEPTASLDMKNRLELMDIVAHVVHGHGLAAVTTIHDVNGAMRYADRCLFLKGGRVERCCAPLEVSVSTIREVYDVEVDILDHRGVPVVVPGGVGR, encoded by the coding sequence ATGTTGCTAAAGGTCGAAAAACTCGGTTTCCGTTGGGGTAAGGACTGGGTTTTCAGGGACGTCTCCTTTTCCCTGTCTTCCGGCGAGATGCTCGCCGTCATGGGGCCTAACGGGGTAGGAAAGACCACCTTGCTCCGATGCCTGAACGGTATACTGAAACCTCACGAGGGGGTTGTCTCGATCGACGGAGTGGAGGTATCGTCCATGTCCAGGGAGGATATCGCCAGGGCCATGGGCTATGTCCCTCAGTTCACCCAGCCTCAGAGGATGACGGTGTTCGACTCGGTCCTCCTGGGCAGAAGGCCCCATCTCGGCTGGTCCGTCACCGATAAGGACCTGAACGTGGTGGAGAGCGTCCTGTCCCTTCTGGATCTGGGCTCCTTCAGACTTCGTTATCTGGATAGGCTTAGCGGAGGGGAGAGACAGAAGGTCGCTGTGGCCAGGGCTCTGGTCCAGGATCCGTCGGTTCTTCTACTGGACGAGCCTACCGCTAGCCTAGACATGAAGAACCGCCTCGAGCTCATGGATATAGTGGCCCATGTGGTCCATGGCCACGGCCTGGCGGCTGTGACGACAATACACGACGTGAACGGAGCCATGAGATATGCCGACAGATGTCTCTTCCTTAAAGGAGGAAGGGTGGAGCGATGCTGCGCTCCACTGGAAGTGTCGGTCTCGACCATAAGGGAAGTGTACGACGTGGAGGTTGACATTTTGGACCATCGCGGGGTTCCAGTAGTCGTCCCTGGAGGTGTCGGAAGATGA
- the tsaA gene encoding tRNA (N6-threonylcarbamoyladenosine(37)-N6)-methyltransferase TrmO, producing MRKKHEIEPLGVIKSPYKTKEEIPRQGHFKPEVEAVAVLDEKWREGMKGLELCDRLVFLFLFDRSEGAKLTANAHWLDGEKGVFATRSPNRPNGIGMTEVEVISVEGLEIRFRGPDMLDGTPLVDIKPVVDTGRSNG from the coding sequence ATGAGGAAAAAACACGAGATAGAGCCTTTGGGGGTGATAAAGTCCCCCTATAAGACCAAGGAGGAAATACCCCGTCAGGGACATTTCAAGCCGGAAGTGGAGGCTGTGGCCGTCCTCGATGAAAAGTGGAGAGAAGGAATGAAGGGACTCGAGCTTTGCGATAGGCTGGTATTCCTCTTCCTCTTCGATCGTTCCGAGGGTGCGAAGCTGACCGCCAACGCTCACTGGCTGGACGGCGAGAAGGGAGTATTTGCCACCAGGAGCCCGAACCGGCCTAACGGCATAGGCATGACAGAAGTAGAGGTGATCTCGGTAGAAGGACTGGAGATCCGTTTTAGAGGCCCCGACATGCTGGACGGAACCCCACTGGTGGACATAAAGCCGGTGGTGGATACCGGTAGGTCCAACGGTTAG
- a CDS encoding NAD(P)/FAD-dependent oxidoreductase — MRYDAIIVGSGPAGIFAALELVKTDKKVLILDKGKLIKERICPVISGKATSCINCPSCSVVSGWGGAGSASDGKLTITTGFGGNLEEYIGESTLIELIESVDSTFVEHGADPNYYEPKGDMVKDTIKRAASVGIKVLPAKIRHIGTDASREVLDNMYRTLKDRCNIMMNTFVEDIVVENGEAKGVILKDGTRYESDTVIATPGRDGASWLEKVVRRLELPIASMPVDIGVRVEVPDSVCQDLTEHFYEVKCLYNTPTFDDRCRTFCMNPSGYVVSEYNKGHDLVTVNGHSLKNTKSNNTNFSILVTKNFTHPFQDPIGYATHIARLANMLAGGGILVQRLGDLKDGRRSTTSRIERGMIEQTGSAEPGDLSLVLPHRHMTDIVEFLDALNVIMPGVNQNDTLLYGVEIKLYSLRIQLNDSLEVPSVKNLFMAGDGAGVSRGIIQAASSGVVAARSAIKAMG; from the coding sequence ATGAGATACGACGCCATCATCGTCGGATCCGGTCCCGCCGGGATATTCGCGGCCCTGGAGCTGGTGAAGACCGACAAAAAGGTCCTCATTCTGGACAAGGGGAAGCTCATAAAGGAGAGAATCTGCCCGGTCATATCTGGCAAGGCCACCTCCTGCATAAACTGCCCCAGCTGTAGCGTCGTCTCCGGCTGGGGGGGAGCCGGTTCCGCATCGGACGGCAAGCTTACCATAACCACCGGATTCGGAGGAAACCTGGAGGAATACATCGGCGAATCCACCCTTATAGAGCTAATAGAGTCGGTGGACTCCACCTTCGTGGAACACGGCGCCGATCCCAACTACTACGAGCCTAAGGGCGACATGGTCAAGGACACCATCAAAAGAGCCGCCAGCGTAGGCATAAAGGTGCTTCCCGCGAAAATCCGACATATAGGCACGGACGCGTCCAGAGAGGTTCTGGACAACATGTACAGGACCCTCAAGGATCGATGCAACATAATGATGAACACCTTCGTGGAAGACATCGTCGTGGAGAACGGAGAGGCGAAGGGAGTGATCTTGAAAGACGGCACGAGATACGAGTCCGACACAGTCATAGCCACTCCCGGGCGGGACGGAGCCTCCTGGCTGGAGAAGGTTGTTCGCAGGTTGGAGCTTCCTATAGCGTCCATGCCTGTGGACATAGGTGTGAGGGTGGAGGTCCCCGACAGCGTGTGTCAGGACCTGACCGAGCATTTCTACGAAGTGAAGTGCCTCTACAACACTCCTACCTTTGACGATCGTTGCCGCACATTCTGCATGAATCCGTCGGGATACGTGGTATCGGAGTACAACAAGGGACACGACCTAGTAACGGTGAACGGACACAGTCTGAAAAACACCAAGTCGAACAACACCAACTTCTCCATCCTGGTGACGAAGAACTTCACCCATCCGTTCCAGGATCCCATAGGCTACGCCACCCATATAGCCAGGCTGGCTAACATGTTGGCAGGAGGGGGCATATTGGTTCAGAGACTGGGAGACCTGAAGGACGGCAGGAGGTCCACCACGTCCAGAATCGAGAGAGGCATGATCGAACAGACCGGCTCTGCCGAGCCGGGAGATCTGAGCCTGGTGCTCCCCCACAGGCACATGACCGACATAGTGGAGTTCCTGGACGCACTGAACGTCATAATGCCGGGAGTCAACCAAAACGATACTCTCCTGTACGGAGTGGAGATAAAGCTCTACTCATTGCGGATACAGCTAAATGACTCTCTGGAGGTTCCGTCCGTTAAAAATTTGTTCATGGCAGGAGACGGAGCGGGGGTAAGCAGAGGGATCATACAGGCCGCCTCCAGCGGCGTCGTAGCGGCCCGATCGGCGATAAAAGCCATGGGATAA
- the cobT gene encoding nicotinate mononucleotide-dependent phosphoribosyltransferase CobT — protein sequence MYDNISRSVPRPMERYHRERSSAMFILVVGSTDISKIPGISAAGANLDVLPYTAPADADMLWWGRPRVVDWVPLDPQGHPTPAIITRAARIESDFPVTLVKAGTSVAPKAPYVETGAIPGLNPAETTSLPDGEELFQMGQELAHSLSSDDDPLVIGESVPGGTTTASLVLEALGYRGMVSSASPENPTNLKRRLRDEAFLRLGIKQGGLAKRGLIALKELGDPMQPIVAGLVSGAPKDKEIVLAGGTQMLAVAAAIRHMGISRPITVATTCYVARDVSADFNGLAEEIGVNTWSAPLDFSGSPWTGLSDYEKGYVKEGAGAGGAVWYAERLGVPTSQVISRTEKIYGAMVETNV from the coding sequence ATGTATGATAACATCTCAAGGTCAGTTCCCAGACCTATGGAACGATACCACAGAGAGAGGAGTTCTGCCATGTTCATCCTAGTCGTAGGATCAACGGATATAAGCAAAATACCGGGAATCTCCGCAGCGGGAGCGAATCTGGATGTACTTCCCTACACCGCCCCGGCCGACGCCGACATGCTCTGGTGGGGAAGACCAAGGGTGGTGGACTGGGTACCTCTGGACCCTCAGGGACATCCGACTCCGGCCATAATCACCCGCGCCGCCAGGATCGAGAGCGATTTTCCGGTGACGTTGGTGAAGGCTGGCACCTCGGTGGCTCCCAAGGCCCCTTACGTGGAGACCGGCGCAATTCCGGGGTTGAACCCCGCCGAGACCACGTCACTGCCGGACGGAGAGGAGCTGTTTCAAATGGGGCAAGAGTTGGCCCATTCCCTATCCTCCGACGACGACCCCCTGGTGATAGGCGAATCGGTCCCTGGGGGAACCACGACGGCTTCACTGGTTCTGGAGGCCCTGGGATACAGGGGAATGGTCTCCTCCGCTAGCCCTGAAAACCCTACCAATCTCAAACGCCGACTGAGAGACGAAGCCTTTTTGCGACTGGGAATAAAACAGGGAGGACTGGCGAAGAGAGGACTTATAGCCTTGAAGGAATTGGGAGACCCTATGCAACCCATAGTGGCAGGATTGGTATCGGGAGCCCCTAAGGATAAGGAAATCGTACTTGCCGGAGGAACCCAGATGTTGGCCGTCGCGGCGGCGATAAGACACATGGGGATATCAAGACCTATCACTGTGGCCACCACCTGCTACGTGGCCAGAGACGTCAGCGCGGACTTCAACGGCCTGGCCGAGGAGATAGGAGTGAATACATGGTCGGCACCTCTGGATTTCTCCGGTTCGCCCTGGACGGGATTGAGCGACTACGAAAAAGGATACGTCAAGGAAGGAGCGGGGGCGGGAGGCGCCGTCTGGTACGCCGAGAGACTCGGGGTCCCCACATCTCAAGTAATATCCAGGACGGAAAAGATCTACGGCGCTATGGTCGAAACGAATGTATAA
- a CDS encoding aspartate kinase, whose translation MERDGQRVVLKFGGSSVCSAEKIRAVSERISGFLERGCKVAVVVSAMGDTTDRLLELARSVAPDGPCPRELDQLLATGEQQSIALLSMALRNLGIENRSFSGSQAGFMAFGRHGEGRIKAVDPRRVVSCLDRNMVAVVAGFQGIDEDGDVITLGRGGSDLSAIALAAALNAENCYIFTDVDGIYTADPRVVEKAYKLDNLSWDECLEMTVAGAKVLQARSVEMAIRSGINVCVASSFDEGKEGTWIMRDCIEEKAAVRAVSQDDDAARVAFDGCCDPCNVARRLSERGIVAQLVVQDGRAIFLLRRSRLEETLRICGELNVSGLRWEDGLSRVSIIGAGLSNHPEVSSQILSVLEEIGVEVEMLLPSAMSVTCVVKASDGKETVRALHGRFLEGGFVLCA comes from the coding sequence ATGGAAAGGGATGGCCAACGGGTCGTACTGAAATTCGGAGGAAGTTCCGTCTGTTCGGCGGAGAAGATAAGGGCCGTTTCGGAGAGGATTTCGGGATTTCTGGAAAGAGGTTGCAAGGTCGCGGTAGTCGTGTCGGCTATGGGAGATACCACCGACAGGTTGCTCGAGCTCGCTCGTTCCGTCGCTCCCGACGGGCCCTGTCCAAGGGAGCTGGATCAGCTTCTGGCTACCGGGGAACAGCAGTCCATAGCCCTGTTGAGCATGGCCTTGAGGAACCTTGGTATAGAGAACAGATCCTTCTCCGGATCGCAGGCCGGTTTTATGGCCTTCGGCCGCCATGGCGAGGGTCGTATCAAAGCCGTGGATCCTCGCAGGGTCGTCTCCTGTCTGGACCGGAACATGGTTGCGGTGGTGGCTGGATTCCAGGGAATAGACGAAGACGGAGACGTCATAACCCTGGGACGGGGAGGGTCGGATCTCTCCGCCATAGCCCTCGCGGCGGCACTGAATGCCGAAAATTGTTACATATTCACCGACGTGGACGGAATATACACGGCCGATCCCAGGGTCGTGGAAAAAGCTTACAAACTGGACAACCTCTCCTGGGACGAATGTCTGGAGATGACCGTGGCTGGAGCCAAGGTACTTCAGGCGAGAAGCGTGGAGATGGCTATAAGGAGCGGCATAAACGTGTGTGTCGCCTCCAGTTTCGACGAGGGAAAGGAAGGGACCTGGATCATGAGGGATTGCATAGAGGAAAAAGCCGCAGTGAGAGCCGTATCTCAGGACGACGACGCAGCTAGGGTCGCTTTCGACGGTTGTTGTGATCCGTGTAACGTTGCCCGCAGACTCTCCGAAAGAGGTATAGTGGCTCAGCTGGTCGTTCAGGATGGCAGGGCTATCTTCCTTTTAAGGCGGAGCAGGCTTGAGGAAACCCTAAGGATCTGCGGTGAACTGAACGTCTCGGGGCTGCGTTGGGAGGATGGGCTTTCCAGAGTTTCCATAATCGGTGCCGGGCTTTCCAACCATCCGGAGGTGTCCTCTCAGATATTGTCGGTTCTGGAAGAAATTGGGGTCGAGGTGGAGATGCTTCTGCCCTCGGCCATGTCGGTTACCTGCGTCGTAAAGGCTTCCGATGGAAAAGAGACGGTCCGTGCGCTTCACGGACGATTTTTAGAGGGAGGGTTCGTACTATGCGCGTAG
- a CDS encoding aspartate-semialdehyde dehydrogenase has translation MRVAVLGATGLVGKEMIATLEARCFPVDDFRPLSSPRSAGTKVRFDGRDWEVQAVSPEGFDGVDVAIFSAGGDASRKWAPVAAERGAVVVDNSSAWRMDPQVPLVVPEINKKAVEDRPKGIIANPNCSTIHGVMALYPLHKEAGLSRMIVTTLQSVSGSGWKALVELEDESRMVLDGNVEGANERASVYPHRIAFGAVPQVGSFDDQGYTDEEWKMVNESRKIMGAPELKVDCTCTRVPVMRGHSLSITAQFERKISPSEARAILADAPGVVLKDDPSSSIYPLATDAAGTDPVYVGRIRESLSLENGLDLWVASDNIRKGAALNAVQIAELLA, from the coding sequence ATGCGCGTAGCTGTTTTGGGAGCGACTGGACTGGTCGGCAAGGAGATGATCGCCACCTTGGAGGCCCGATGCTTCCCGGTGGATGACTTCAGACCGCTCTCTTCCCCTAGGTCGGCCGGAACAAAGGTGAGATTTGACGGTCGGGATTGGGAAGTGCAGGCGGTATCACCCGAGGGATTCGACGGGGTAGACGTGGCCATTTTCTCCGCCGGAGGAGACGCTTCGAGAAAATGGGCTCCTGTAGCAGCTGAGAGGGGCGCGGTCGTCGTGGACAACAGCTCCGCCTGGCGCATGGATCCCCAGGTTCCCTTGGTCGTCCCGGAAATAAACAAAAAGGCCGTGGAGGACCGTCCCAAGGGCATAATCGCCAATCCGAACTGTTCTACCATACACGGGGTGATGGCCCTATACCCGCTCCATAAAGAGGCCGGATTAAGCAGGATGATAGTCACGACGTTGCAGTCGGTGTCTGGATCGGGATGGAAGGCCCTGGTGGAGCTGGAGGACGAGAGCAGGATGGTGCTCGACGGGAACGTCGAGGGGGCGAACGAAAGGGCCTCCGTCTACCCCCACAGGATAGCTTTCGGCGCAGTTCCTCAGGTAGGAAGCTTCGACGATCAGGGATACACCGACGAAGAATGGAAGATGGTCAACGAATCCAGGAAGATAATGGGGGCTCCGGAACTTAAGGTCGACTGCACCTGCACCAGGGTCCCGGTGATGAGAGGCCATTCTCTTTCCATAACGGCCCAGTTCGAGAGAAAAATCTCTCCCTCCGAGGCTCGAGCGATACTGGCCGATGCCCCGGGAGTAGTTTTGAAGGACGATCCGTCCTCCTCGATCTACCCTCTGGCCACCGATGCAGCCGGAACCGATCCGGTCTATGTGGGCAGGATAAGGGAGAGCCTCTCTCTGGAGAACGGACTGGATCTTTGGGTCGCTTCGGACAACATACGAAAGGGAGCGGCGTTGAACGCCGTTCAGATCGCCGAACTTTTGGCGTAG
- a CDS encoding homoserine dehydrogenase, translating into MELGIALVGFGNVAQGLARILIRKRDLLTTRYGIIPVVKAVVTGSKGTLWDPSGLDLEAVLDSMADLENLSGVSALPATIDEILKGDEISVVVDTTPTDLVTGEPGLSIIKRAIESGKHVVSSSKGPVSVALPELTDLATRHGVAYRFEGALLSGTPSINLAMEAMAGCDVVKVQGIVNGTTNYILTRMEEGMGYEDALAEAQDRGYAETDPSGDVDGWDAAVKAQIIASVIMGEPISLDQVERRGISEISRSDVLAALDRGNRIKLIAQVERRGRDVVASVSPMELPLDHPLAGVMGATNAITYETDNLKDVTIVGPGAGREETGQALLADLLAIFRERGGLVVRRSA; encoded by the coding sequence ATGGAGTTGGGAATAGCTTTGGTCGGTTTTGGAAACGTAGCCCAGGGGCTCGCCAGGATATTGATCAGAAAGAGGGATCTCCTGACCACCAGATACGGCATAATCCCGGTCGTAAAGGCCGTGGTAACCGGATCGAAGGGAACCCTGTGGGATCCCTCCGGACTGGATCTGGAGGCCGTTCTCGATTCCATGGCTGACCTGGAAAACCTGTCCGGGGTATCCGCCCTTCCCGCCACTATCGACGAGATCCTCAAAGGCGACGAGATATCGGTGGTGGTGGATACCACTCCTACCGATCTAGTTACGGGGGAGCCGGGGCTCTCCATAATAAAAAGGGCTATAGAATCGGGGAAACATGTGGTCAGCTCCAGCAAGGGGCCGGTATCGGTTGCTCTACCTGAGTTGACCGATCTTGCCACCAGACATGGAGTGGCTTACCGTTTCGAGGGAGCCCTTCTCAGCGGAACCCCGTCCATCAACCTGGCGATGGAGGCCATGGCCGGTTGCGACGTCGTGAAGGTTCAGGGTATAGTGAACGGTACGACCAACTACATCCTGACCAGGATGGAGGAGGGCATGGGATACGAGGATGCCCTCGCGGAAGCTCAGGATAGGGGATATGCCGAGACCGATCCGTCCGGCGACGTCGACGGATGGGATGCGGCGGTAAAAGCCCAGATAATAGCGTCGGTCATAATGGGAGAGCCCATATCCTTGGACCAGGTCGAAAGGCGTGGAATATCGGAGATATCCCGATCCGACGTGCTTGCCGCCCTGGATAGAGGAAATCGGATAAAGCTTATAGCGCAGGTCGAACGAAGAGGGCGGGATGTGGTAGCCTCGGTGTCTCCTATGGAGCTCCCGTTGGATCACCCCCTGGCCGGAGTTATGGGAGCCACCAACGCCATCACCTACGAGACCGACAACCTGAAGGACGTCACTATAGTTGGTCCGGGGGCTGGAAGAGAGGAGACCGGTCAGGCGCTTCTGGCCGATCTGCTTGCCATATTCAGGGAAAGGGGCGGTTTGGTTGTCCGCAGATCTGCATGA
- a CDS encoding patatin-like phospholipase family protein — translation MSADLHDAVSKGLKIGLALGGGAARGCAHIGVLRALEENSIPVGCIAGTSIGAMVGAVYASGGMDHLEELLLKMDLLQLLSYFDVVFPHSGLVDGRKVTELLRGILGDRSFDDLSVPFAAVATDLGDGSEVVLSSGDVIDAVRASIAVPGVFTPFVTDEALLVDGGLVDPVPVNVVRSLGAEFVIAVDLNRYVVGSKQEDRTGGGLRRKRVRKGDGPSLVDSLIDEISSIMSDEEKKKKSKGPGLIDVMVTSINIMESSITENKLKVDSPELLIAPRLGHIRFMEFFRAEEAMEVGYRAAMDLLS, via the coding sequence TTGTCCGCAGATCTGCATGATGCCGTATCGAAAGGTCTTAAGATAGGGCTGGCTTTGGGAGGCGGGGCCGCCAGAGGCTGCGCTCACATAGGGGTACTGCGCGCTCTGGAGGAGAATTCCATTCCCGTGGGATGTATCGCCGGTACCAGTATAGGGGCCATGGTAGGGGCCGTCTACGCTTCCGGAGGAATGGACCATCTGGAGGAGTTGCTTCTCAAGATGGACCTGTTGCAGTTGCTGTCTTATTTCGACGTGGTCTTTCCCCACTCAGGCTTGGTCGACGGCAGAAAGGTTACGGAACTCCTAAGAGGGATCTTGGGCGACAGATCCTTCGATGATCTGTCCGTTCCCTTCGCGGCGGTGGCCACCGACCTCGGGGACGGAAGCGAGGTCGTCCTTTCGTCCGGGGACGTCATCGACGCGGTAAGGGCAAGCATAGCCGTCCCGGGAGTGTTCACGCCGTTTGTCACCGACGAGGCCCTGTTGGTGGACGGAGGTCTGGTGGACCCGGTCCCGGTAAACGTGGTTAGATCCCTGGGGGCCGAGTTCGTAATAGCCGTCGATCTCAACCGTTATGTGGTGGGAAGCAAACAGGAAGACAGAACGGGCGGTGGCCTTCGAAGAAAAAGGGTCAGGAAAGGCGATGGTCCCTCTCTGGTGGACTCTCTGATAGACGAGATCAGCTCTATCATGAGCGACGAGGAGAAGAAGAAAAAATCCAAGGGACCGGGTTTGATAGACGTTATGGTTACCTCCATAAACATCATGGAGAGCTCCATAACGGAGAACAAGCTTAAGGTGGACTCTCCGGAGCTGCTGATCGCTCCGAGGCTCGGTCATATTCGTTTCATGGAGTTTTTCCGGGCGGAGGAGGCCATGGAGGTCGGTTACAGGGCCGCCATGGACCTCCTGTCCTGA